A single genomic interval of Celeribacter indicus harbors:
- a CDS encoding succinate dehydrogenase iron-sulfur subunit, which translates to MVQFNLPKNSRIVTGKTWPKPEGATNLRKFQIYRFNPEDDRNPSVDTYFVDMDKCGPMVLDALIKIKNEIDPTLTFRRSCREGICGSCAMNIDGINTLACIYGLDEIRGDVKIYPLPHMPVVKDLIPDLTHFYAQHASIMPWLETKTNRPEKEWRQSIEDRKKLDGLYECVMCASCSTACPSYWWNGDKYLGPAALLHAYRWIIDSRDEATGERLDQLEDPFKLYRCHTIMNCAKTCPKGLNPAAAIAHIKKMMLERAH; encoded by the coding sequence ATGGTTCAATTCAACCTTCCCAAAAATTCGCGGATCGTGACCGGCAAGACCTGGCCGAAGCCCGAGGGCGCGACCAATCTGCGCAAGTTCCAGATCTATCGCTTCAATCCCGAGGACGACAGGAATCCGAGTGTCGACACCTATTTCGTCGATATGGACAAATGCGGTCCGATGGTTCTCGACGCGCTGATCAAGATCAAGAACGAGATCGACCCGACGCTGACCTTCCGCCGGTCCTGCCGCGAGGGGATCTGTGGCTCCTGCGCGATGAACATCGACGGGATCAATACGCTGGCGTGCATCTACGGGCTCGACGAGATCCGGGGCGACGTGAAGATCTACCCGCTGCCGCACATGCCGGTGGTGAAGGACCTGATCCCGGACCTGACGCATTTCTATGCGCAGCATGCCTCGATCATGCCCTGGCTCGAGACCAAGACCAACCGTCCCGAGAAGGAATGGCGCCAGTCGATCGAAGACCGCAAGAAGCTCGACGGTCTCTATGAATGCGTGATGTGCGCTTCCTGTTCGACGGCCTGCCCGTCCTACTGGTGGAACGGCGACAAGTACCTCGGCCCGGCTGCGCTCCTGCACGCCTATCGCTGGATCATCGACTCGCGCGACGAGGCGACGGGCGAGCGGCTCGACCAGCTCGAGGATCCGTTCAAGCTCTATCGCTGCCACACGATCATGAACTGCGCGAAGACCTGCCCGAAGGGTCTCAACCCGGCCGCGGCCATCGCGCATATCAAGAAGATGATGCTCGAACGCGCGCACTGA